From the genome of Alkalimarinus coralli:
GATGACAATTTCTCAGTACGGTTTACGGGCTTTTACACCGCAACCGAACAAGGCACTTACACCTTTGAGGCTACCGCAAATGACTACGTAAAACTATGGGTCGGGGATGTATTGGTTATTGACCACTGGAAGACAGGTTCAACAACCGCTCATAGGGGTACGATCAATCTTGAAAAAGGTAACGAATACCCAATTAAGCTCGAATACGCAGAAGGTGTTGGAAGCGCCGTTATCAAGTTAAGTTTTAAAACGCCCAGCCGGTCACTTGCATTGCTTGATAGTTCAAAGATTCAGACTATTGATACCAGCAATGACAAAGTAACTGATAGTGATGGTGATCAGATTCACGATTATTGGGAGCTTATAACCGGCACAGACCCTTTTGATCCATCAGATGCCGACGGGGATATCGACGGCGATGGCATTGACAATTTAACCTCGTATCTAAACTCGCAAAAACCAAGTCAGCAGCTTGCAGGCTTTACAGCTCAGTATTTCTCTGGCATTAAAATGGACAACTTCATTCTCACAAAACAGGAGCCAGTCATTGACTTTGATTGGGGTAAGTCCAGTCCATATTCAGGGGTTCCAAGTGATAACTTTTCGGTTAGGTTCTTATCCAGACTGACTCCTTCTCATACCTCAGGCAGTGAAAACTATACCTTCTACGTTACCGCTAACGACTACACACGGCTTTACGTCAACGGCAATGTTATTGTCGAGCATTGGGAGCCAGGCTCTACATCGACCCATACTGGAACAGTCAACCTAAACGCAGGCGAAACCTACGACCTAATACTCGAATACGCAGAAGGCCTAGGCAGTGCGTTTATTAAATTGGAATGGGAGTCAGCCAGTCAAACGCGTAGCCTGGTAAGTGAAGAGTTCGCAGCCTTTACAGATATAGAAGCCGACCTCTCAACGGATACAGATAAGGATGGAATTCCGGATTTTTGGGAAGTTCAGTATGGACTTAACCCTCTCAATAGTAACGATGGGTCACTAGATAATGACGGTGATGGCCTTACAAATAGTGAAGAGTTTGCTAATAACTCAAACCCTGGAGCTACAGGCCTTGTACCACCACCCAGTGGCTCAGACGGAGGAACGGTCACACCTCCACCAGTAACTCCTCCACCTGTAACTCCTCCAGACGAAACAGATCCACCCTCAGAAGAAGAGGGTATCGTAATTACAGGTGGAACCGTTACTTTAAGTTGGACTGCGCCCACACAACGAGTTGATGGTAGTTCGCTGCAAACAAGTGAAATATCATCGTACACAGTCAGCTACTCAAAAGACTCGGGCTCACTTGTTGATACAAAAATATCTTCTCCCTATCAACTAACACACACCTATGAGGGGCTACAGCCTGGTATTTATGACTTTTACATTAAAGTAACCGATACCAACGGGCTAACAGGGCCTGCGTCATCGCCAGTGCGGGCTACCCTGAAATAGTGAGTTCATTTGCGCAGGGACGTGAAGGAGATACCCTCCCCTTAACGGGGAGAGCTTGCTTTCGAATTAAATATGACTAGAACAACAAATAAAAACTTAATAGTCTATTTCAAAGGACTAGAAGATGTTTAACCATCTTTATTCGCTACAGTGAAGAAGCTTATTTTATCAGGCACTTTCTGATAGATCCGCCTAAGAATAATGATGCTAGGTTTCTCAACCTTATAAGTTAAGATAACAGCAAGGAGTATTGAAACAATGGTGGCTATAGTAATTCCAATTGCAGGCGAAACCCCATACGAATATGCCCCTTGTATTATCATATAGCCAATATTTTGATGTATTAGATATAACGAATATGAGATTCCCCCCAACCAAACAGTCACGGGATTTCTAAGGAGTTTTATTTTATCTGAAATCGCAAGGTAAAATACAAAGTACATTAAGGTTAAGCCTACCGAAACCTTAAAAGAGTAGATAATAAAAAGTAATGCTAATGACGCCCCCAGAACTATAGCGGTTAGCACGTTTGCCTTTTGACTCCACACCTTATAAAAACAAATACCCGCTGAAAAAAGAGCAATGAAATCGAACAGAAAAAATTTTGTTATTCGTGCATCGGTTTTCTGGTCGAGCCCTGATATAAAAAACATAGCTGCAATTGTGAGCCACAATAACAGCCACTTTTCTATATTTTTGAGCTGATTAAGAATAAATAGAAGGAACATCCAGAAGTAAAATGCAAGTTCAAGTGTTAGCGTCCAGTACACGCCATCCACATGCTTGAATCCTAAGTATTCATGAATCATAAGCAGGTTTGCCACAAAAGTATCTAAGGATACCTCTCGCCCACTTAGACCATAAATAGATACAGCAAGAAACGTTAATGATAAGGCAGCCCAGTAAACAGGATATAACCTAGTAAAACGAGACCATATAAAGTCAAAGGGTTTCTCACATTTGCTCAGAGTCCAAAAGATAACGAAGCCACTAACGAGAAAGAACAGATGGACGCCATAGTAACCAGCAAATGTCCACTCAGGGACGTTAAAGCCATGTCCGTATAATCGGTTGTAGTGATATATATAGTGAAAAGCTAAAACCGCTACAGCGGCAACTCCCCTTAATCCATCAAGAGACTCCAATCGTCTAACTGCCATTCGCTATTCCTAATTTTACAAATGTAGATAAGTGTAAAGTGTGGGGTCAACGAAATTCAGTTATTATTTTTATCTCAAAATTCGATTTAGGGATTCTACATAAATAATACCAATATAAATAGTAGTGAAATCAATTTTTTAAACCAAAAACATCATAAGCAAGAGGATAGATCTGCTATGAAGATTACCCTTACAGGCATATAACCAACTCATAAGGAGAAGGTAATCAACGTATTCTTGTAGCAAGTGATAACAAACGTAAAATATAAACCGATTGCACTTTAACCGCTAAGCAACATCTGCTAGATTTTGCACTTCATTATGGAGCCCCACAGGGTAAAGGGATATGCAGAGTTTAATAGTACAGAAGAAAACATTTTGCTTTTTGTTTATCGCCTTTATGGCGATGTTTGTATATTCCTTTTTCCCAACGCTGACTGACCTTTGGGTTCGCTGGAATAAGTTTGACGAGTCATATTCTCACGGCATGTTGGTCTTAGCGATAAGCGCCTATTACCTATTCATGGTATTAAGAGAGCTGCCAGAAGCCCAGTTTAGACCAGCCCCTTGGGGTGTTTTTCTTATTTTTGGCTCAAGTGTTCTATGGGTACTCGCTTACTACGCTAGCATCGAGGCAATACAGCAACTTCTTCTTCCATGGATAATCTGGCTTTTTTGTTTAACCACTCTAGGCTGGAAAGCATCTAAAAAGCTCATTTTCCCTATTGCATTTCTTTACTTTGCTATCCCTATTTGGGATGTACTGATAATTCCTCTTCAATATATCACCACCGATGTTAACGGTGTTTTATTAAGTATTGCAGGTGTCACAGCGCACATAGAGGATGTGTTCGTCACACTGCCTGTTGGGAAATTTGAAATAGCCGGTGGCTGCTCAGGGCTAAGATACTTGATTATCAGTATGACGCTCACCACACTGTATAGCTACTTAAACTATACCCGCCTTGCCTCTACAGCCATATTGATCGCATCGGGTATCTTGATAGCACTGGTGGCGAACTGGATTCGAGTCTTTATAATTATTCTGGCAGGGAATGCCACCAATATGCAGCACTCGCTTGTTAACGAACATGATCACTTTGGATGGCTTGTTTTTGCCGTAACACTGATCCCGTTATTTTTCCTCGCTCACAAGCTTGAACGAAACGCAGATAAT
Proteins encoded in this window:
- a CDS encoding PA14 domain-containing protein → MRYLFCITLALSILSGCTILGTQDDDVDISTLPPTAAGPDTANKGTIVQEFWDEISGTTVRDLTKSNKFVAQPDSTLTLNSFKGATNKATNYGSRIRGYLYPETSGAYTFYITSNDSSELWISTGESPNNKRLVAYMDGYAAVGDIQKYATQKSAPINLESSKVYYIEALQKQGSGSDQLAVYWEGPGISRQIIPGENLSPIDMADEDSSAGYSTGYRLGYYDGGFGQPYNDTFPPSDSDEDGLPDSYELAVGLDPLDSSDAIADPDGDLLNNLDEFLLRTDTFNQDTDGDGIDDGYEVAYGLNALDSSDAALDLDQDGASNYEEYVAGTDANDSDSKPAPPEPPAPDKHLVAGWSTQFFRTGVLIDPVKFRNDSSINFDWARGAPDQDVPDDNFSVRFTGFYTATEQGTYTFEATANDYVKLWVGDVLVIDHWKTGSTTAHRGTINLEKGNEYPIKLEYAEGVGSAVIKLSFKTPSRSLALLDSSKIQTIDTSNDKVTDSDGDQIHDYWELITGTDPFDPSDADGDIDGDGIDNLTSYLNSQKPSQQLAGFTAQYFSGIKMDNFILTKQEPVIDFDWGKSSPYSGVPSDNFSVRFLSRLTPSHTSGSENYTFYVTANDYTRLYVNGNVIVEHWEPGSTSTHTGTVNLNAGETYDLILEYAEGLGSAFIKLEWESASQTRSLVSEEFAAFTDIEADLSTDTDKDGIPDFWEVQYGLNPLNSNDGSLDNDGDGLTNSEEFANNSNPGATGLVPPPSGSDGGTVTPPPVTPPPVTPPDETDPPSEEEGIVITGGTVTLSWTAPTQRVDGSSLQTSEISSYTVSYSKDSGSLVDTKISSPYQLTHTYEGLQPGIYDFYIKVTDTNGLTGPASSPVRATLK
- a CDS encoding acyltransferase family protein, with the translated sequence MAVRRLESLDGLRGVAAVAVLAFHYIYHYNRLYGHGFNVPEWTFAGYYGVHLFFLVSGFVIFWTLSKCEKPFDFIWSRFTRLYPVYWAALSLTFLAVSIYGLSGREVSLDTFVANLLMIHEYLGFKHVDGVYWTLTLELAFYFWMFLLFILNQLKNIEKWLLLWLTIAAMFFISGLDQKTDARITKFFLFDFIALFSAGICFYKVWSQKANVLTAIVLGASLALLFIIYSFKVSVGLTLMYFVFYLAISDKIKLLRNPVTVWLGGISYSLYLIHQNIGYMIIQGAYSYGVSPAIGITIATIVSILLAVILTYKVEKPSIIILRRIYQKVPDKISFFTVANKDG
- the xrtA gene encoding exosortase A; protein product: MQSLIVQKKTFCFLFIAFMAMFVYSFFPTLTDLWVRWNKFDESYSHGMLVLAISAYYLFMVLRELPEAQFRPAPWGVFLIFGSSVLWVLAYYASIEAIQQLLLPWIIWLFCLTTLGWKASKKLIFPIAFLYFAIPIWDVLIIPLQYITTDVNGVLLSIAGVTAHIEDVFVTLPVGKFEIAGGCSGLRYLIISMTLTTLYSYLNYTRLASTAILIASGILIALVANWIRVFIIILAGNATNMQHSLVNEHDHFGWLVFAVTLIPLFFLAHKLERNADNQTKENKSAGKQTPNSISRKAAILVIFLAFIAAFGAPGYAAISMANTSNDVEISSLAAPSKLGDWTRSYLKKYLIEPPQFNAPDIAFDGIYSNQAHDIQLSIRSYIQQAPGKELINFNNHLFSSKRYIKLSSGQLRPEGNTYGYIVIKEKTDKRELITYQYNVSYTETSSRLNAKLLEVIRPLVGSPPSTLTYARIKCSTDCADEKRISAQFLNSAKLELNLYVNKNM